In the Carassius gibelio isolate Cgi1373 ecotype wild population from Czech Republic chromosome B24, carGib1.2-hapl.c, whole genome shotgun sequence genome, one interval contains:
- the nck1b gene encoding cytoplasmic protein NCK1 isoform X2 — translation MDMADLFKHFFRIGKVKRKTGMRETASNMDSDLYPDNGERLYDLNLPALVKFSYTAEREDELSLVKGTRVIVMEKCSDGWWRGSYNGHSGWFPSNYVTEDADGSASNDCGLSEKLAAVVHSANGNQVLHTVQALYPFSSGNDEELNFEKGEVMDVVEKPENDPEWWKCRKADGQMGLVPKNYVTVLQESHNSASLAGPPTPDCDYIEPSSSGRFAGKQWYYGKVTRHQAEVALNQRGTEGDFLIRDSESSPNDFSISLKAQSKNKHFKVQLKDNLYCIGQRKFNSMEELVEHYKKAPIFTSEQGDKLYLVKALAAS, via the exons GAATTGGCAAGGTGAAACGGAAGACGGGCATGCGTGAAACGGCCTCCAATATGGACTCTGACCTCTACCCGGACAATGGTGAACGTCTGTATGACCTAAACCTTCCTGCGCTAGTCAAATTCAGCTACACGGCAGAGAGGGAAGATGAGTTGTCATTGGTTAAGGGCACAAGGGTCATTGTAATGGAGAAGTGCAGTGATGGCTGGTGGAGAGGGAGCTACAATGGCCATTCGGGATGGTTTCCATCCAACTACGTGACGGAGGATGCAGATGGATCGGCGAGCAACGACTGTGGCTTGTCGGAGAAATTGGCTGCTGTTGTTCATAGTGCGAACGGCAATCAGGTGCTACACACAGTACAGGCACTCTACCCGTTCAGCTCGGGCAACGATGAAGAGCTGAACTTTGAGAAGGGGGAGGTTATGGATGTTGTGGAGAAGCCCGAAAATGACCCAGAGTGGTGGAAGTGTCGCAAAGCCGATGGGCAGATGGGACTTGTGCCTAAGAACTACGTGACTGTTCTGCAGGAGTCGCACAACTCAGCCAGCCTGGCCGGGCCGCCCACACCTGACTGTGACTACATTGAGCCTTCATCCAGTGGACGCTTCGCTGGCAAGCAGTGGTACTATGGGAAGGTGACACGTCATCAGGCAGAGGTGGCACTCAACCAGAGGGGCACAGAGGGAGACTTTCTTATCCGGGACAGTGAGTCCTCA CCCAATGACTTTTCAATATCACTGAAAGCTCAGTCCAAAAACAAGCATTTCAAAGTCCAGCTAAAGGACAACCTCTACTGCATCGGACAACGCAAGTTTAACTCAATGGAGGAGTTGGTGGAACACTACAAAAAGGCACCCATCTTCACCAGCGAACAGGGCGACAAACTCTACCTGGTCAAGGCTCTGGCTGCCTCCTGA
- the nck1b gene encoding cytoplasmic protein NCK1 isoform X3 — protein MFFSGIGKVKRKTGMRETASNMDSDLYPDNGERLYDLNLPALVKFSYTAEREDELSLVKGTRVIVMEKCSDGWWRGSYNGHSGWFPSNYVTEDADGSASNDCGLSEKLAAVVHSANGNQVLHTVQALYPFSSGNDEELNFEKGEVMDVVEKPENDPEWWKCRKADGQMGLVPKNYVTVLQESHNSASLAGPPTPDCDYIEPSSSGRFAGKQWYYGKVTRHQAEVALNQRGTEGDFLIRDSESSPNDFSISLKAQSKNKHFKVQLKDNLYCIGQRKFNSMEELVEHYKKAPIFTSEQGDKLYLVKALAAS, from the exons GAATTGGCAAGGTGAAACGGAAGACGGGCATGCGTGAAACGGCCTCCAATATGGACTCTGACCTCTACCCGGACAATGGTGAACGTCTGTATGACCTAAACCTTCCTGCGCTAGTCAAATTCAGCTACACGGCAGAGAGGGAAGATGAGTTGTCATTGGTTAAGGGCACAAGGGTCATTGTAATGGAGAAGTGCAGTGATGGCTGGTGGAGAGGGAGCTACAATGGCCATTCGGGATGGTTTCCATCCAACTACGTGACGGAGGATGCAGATGGATCGGCGAGCAACGACTGTGGCTTGTCGGAGAAATTGGCTGCTGTTGTTCATAGTGCGAACGGCAATCAGGTGCTACACACAGTACAGGCACTCTACCCGTTCAGCTCGGGCAACGATGAAGAGCTGAACTTTGAGAAGGGGGAGGTTATGGATGTTGTGGAGAAGCCCGAAAATGACCCAGAGTGGTGGAAGTGTCGCAAAGCCGATGGGCAGATGGGACTTGTGCCTAAGAACTACGTGACTGTTCTGCAGGAGTCGCACAACTCAGCCAGCCTGGCCGGGCCGCCCACACCTGACTGTGACTACATTGAGCCTTCATCCAGTGGACGCTTCGCTGGCAAGCAGTGGTACTATGGGAAGGTGACACGTCATCAGGCAGAGGTGGCACTCAACCAGAGGGGCACAGAGGGAGACTTTCTTATCCGGGACAGTGAGTCCTCA CCCAATGACTTTTCAATATCACTGAAAGCTCAGTCCAAAAACAAGCATTTCAAAGTCCAGCTAAAGGACAACCTCTACTGCATCGGACAACGCAAGTTTAACTCAATGGAGGAGTTGGTGGAACACTACAAAAAGGCACCCATCTTCACCAGCGAACAGGGCGACAAACTCTACCTGGTCAAGGCTCTGGCTGCCTCCTGA